One Mus musculus strain C57BL/6J chromosome Y, GRCm38.p6 C57BL/6J DNA segment encodes these proteins:
- the Gm20808 gene encoding Y-linked testis-specific protein 1-like, whose protein sequence is MTSLKKKSRRKPSSQALGNIVGCRISHGWKEGNEPVTHWKAIILGQLPTNPSLYLVKYDGIDSVYGQELHSDERILNLKVLPHKVVFLQVRDVHLASALVCREVQHKFEGKDGSEDNWSGMVLAQVPFLQDYFYISYKKDPVLYVYQLLDDYKEGNLHIIPETPLAEARSGDDNDFLIGSWVQYTRDDGSKKFGKVVYKVLANSTVYFIKFLGDLHIYVYTLVSNIT, encoded by the coding sequence atgacatcactcaagaagaagagtaggaggaagccttcttcccaggccttggggaatattgttggctgcagaatttctcacgggtggaaggaaggtaatgagcctgtcacccattggaaggccatcattctaggtcaactgccaacaaacccttctctttatttggtgaagtatgacggaattgacagtgtctacggacaggagctccacagcgatgagaggattttaaatcttaaggtcttgcctcacaaagtagtttttcttcaggtgagggatgtccacctcgccagcgccctggtttgcagagaggtacaacacaaatttgaggggaaagatggctctgaggacaactggagtgggatggtgctagcccaggtgccattcttacaggactatttttacatttcctacaagaaggatccggtcctctacgtctatcagctcctggatgactacaaggaaggtaacctccacatcattccagagacccctctggctgaggcgagatcaggtgatgacaatgacttcttaataggttcctgggtgcagtacaccagagatgatggatccaaaaagttcggaaaggttgtttacaaagttctagccaattctactgtgtactttatcaaatttcttggtgacctacatatctatgtctatactctggtgtcaaatatcacttaa